Genomic DNA from Candidatus Poribacteria bacterium:
GTCTACACGCGCGCCTGGAAGGTCGCCGAGCACAAGGCGACGCCGCATGGGGCGTCCTGCGCCCTGACCTTCGACTCGCGCGAGTTCGCCGACATCGGGCGGCAGTACCCCTTCCCGTTCCGCCTGCGTGTCGAGTACTCCCTGCATGACAACGCGCTCGCGATGACCTTCTCCGCGACGAACGCGGGCGAGCGCACGCTCCCGATGGGCGTCGGATTCCACCCCTACTTCCGTTGCCCCATCTCGGAGCGCACGTCGCCGGAAAACTGCGTCGTCACGGTTCCCGCCGCCGCATACTGGGAGCTCGACCAGCATCTCCTGCCGACCGGACGCATCGTTCCCGTCTCCGGTAGAACCGACCTGCGGAAGGGCAAGAGCTTCGAGGGGATGCGGTGGGACGACGTATTCACGGGCATCGAGAAGGACGAGCGCGACGGCAAGTCCCGCTGCGTCATCGAGGACCGCGCGCTGGGGCTCAAGACGGTCGTCGAGAGCGACGGCGTGTTCCGCGAGATCGTCGTCTACACGCCACCCAACCGTCGCGCCATCTGCTTCGAGCCCTATACCTGCCCGACGGACGCGCCCAACTTGGCGATACGCGGGTTGGATGTCGGACTCATCGAACTGGAACCGGGCAAGTCGTTCGTCGGGACGATGCGGGTCACGTCGAAGCCCGTGTGAGGACGCCGGACCCAGGAGGTTTGGGCATATGATCGTCGACGCGCACATGCATCTGTGGGACGTCATCGACGGGCGGATCGGCGACATCGTCGTCAAGCCGCTGACGAACGGCAAAGTGCGGATGGGCGAGAACGTCGTCCTAATGATGCCGCCGTCGTTCGAAGACTGCCGCTGCACCGCCGAACGCGCGCTCGCGCACTTCGACGACGCCGGGGTCGAGGTGGGCGTCGTCGTCCAGGAGACGATGGACGGCATCCAGAACGCGTACCTGTCGAAGGTGATGCAGGCGCATCCGGGACGCTTCTTCGCCCACGCGCTGATCGACTATGCGGAGCCGAAGAAGTGCCTCGCGGCGTGGAAGGCGGCGCATCGACAGGGGTTCCGGGGGCTCAAGCTGCCGGCGCTGCGGCTCGCCCATGCGAATCCGCGCATCCATCTGACCGATCCGGCGCTGATGAAGCTCTGGGAGCAGCTCCAGTCCGACGGGGCGGTTCTCGCCGTCGATCTCGACTTCGGCGCATCGCAGGTGGACGAGATGGCGTCTGTGGCGCGGGCGTTCCCGGAGCTTCGCATCGCCCTGGGGCACTTTGGGATGGCGAACCGTCCCGACTGGTTTCCGCAACTCCGTCTGGCTCAGATTCCCAACATCTGGATCGAGTCCGGGGGCATCTGCTGGCTCTACCGCGACGACGGCTCAGCGTTCGAGAACGCCCAAGAAGCCGTGCGGATCGCGTCGCTGGAGGTCGGGATCGACAAGCTCATGTGGGGCAGCGACCTGCCTCGGACGATGGTGGACTACACCTACCGGCAGCTTCTCGATTGGGCGCGGTACGGCTTGGACTTCCTCTCGGACGACGAGCGGAACCTCTTCCTGGGCGGCAACGCGGCGCATGTCTACGGGTTGGAACCCGCGCCGGAACGCGCGCCCCTGCCGTTGGTCACCGAGGGCTGACGGGGCGAACATCGACCCTCACATCCGCTCCTGCGCCATACCGTCGCTCCCGCTTCCGCGGGGCGACGCGCGTACGGTCGCTGTGGGGTGCGTCGAATACGGTTCACCATCACGCTGACGAACCACGAGGAGGGGCTAGAAAAAGAACAAGGACTGCTGCAAAGAGTAGCCCACGCCTTGTTTGGCATGAACTTGGAAACAGTCCTTAATTTCATTGTGATAGTTCTGCGAAGCGCTGTCAAATGGCGAGCATCTCGGCGTAGAGCGTGATATCCGGCATCGGGAAATCGGAGCGATTGTAGGTGACCAACATGAGATCGTGAGCCCTCGCCGTCGCCGCAATCAATACGTCCACTTGTCCCAAAGTGATGCCTTGACGGCGCAGAACCCACATCACCACATCCGAATCGAGTAGATAACGCGTCGTCATGCTATTCCTCCGGGAGCGTGGTGGTTCTCCAACTTGCCGGGTCACGCAACCCTCGCAGATAGCGGCGCATATCTTCCGCCGTGTTGAGGTCGGGATGGTTTTCGTCTGTCCAGGCTCCGAATCCCGCCTTCAACCCTTCGCGAAACCGCAGAATATCTAACTGCTTCTCAACGGCTTCGGCGATGAACTCGCTCCTTTTTCGCTCCGAAACGAGCCGTTTCAACGTTTCCAGCGTCTCGACGGGTAAGACGACCGTGGTGCGAACAGTCGCTCCAGACATGTCGATCTCCTTCGCAAGGAATGAACGATGATGACTTCGTGTATGACATGTATGACATGGTACTTCGCTTCATTTCGTTCGGCAATTGTCACTCACAGCACGAGAATCTGCGATTGCTGATACAGGTCATTCCACACCCAGTCGGAGTGTTCCATCAGCGCATAGGAGTCCGGGAACTCATCTCGAAACAGGGGGATTTGGTTGACTGCTCCTCTGGTGTATTCAGGAGCAGGGATCATGCGTTTTCGGGAACTGACCGATGAGGAATGGGAATGCCCTGATCTGCCTCCGCCAGCGAAGACGGGTCGGCCGCGGTGGGAACGCTCCGCGACGAGGACGATGCGTCAAGCCTTGGGCTTTGCCGCTCTGTAGCAGCACTCTTCGTACGGCTTCGCCCTATCCGGGTCGGCAGGTAGATACAGAACAGTGAGAGTGTCGCCCACCTTTCTCGTTCTTGCCGTGCTGGCGCACAAGGTGCGCGGTTCTGGCGTCTCATATACGATTGTGCTCGTATAAATCCACTGAGCGTAGCGACCGTTCGTCCGAGATGTAACTACTTCTCCAACGATACCGAGCGTTGGTATGGCAGAGCGAACGAGCAGCGCATCACGCAGACCGTCGTTTTTCCAGCTACTCACCACAGAGGCGAGGATACCGCACCACAGGATCAAACCGAGCGGCATAATGCAGAGAACAACTAGAATAGACCCGGAACGTTCGGTCAGACCAAGATAAGAGAGCCACGCATATGCTCCTCCCAATACAATGAACGACATATAGCCGATGAAGAAGGCTCGTTCAGCGATAACGCTTCGTCGCAAAACGGTCCGACGCGGCGTCGCGCATGCGAGTTCGGGTTCCGGTTGCCATTCGACAGGCGGGGTCGCTTGCATCGGTAACTCTCCTTATCTGCGCGCCCAGCCGACGCAGCGCGAACGCTCCGCGACGATGCCGGTTCTGGGATTGGCTCTTCGGCAACGAGCTACTGTATCAGTCGTTGGATGTCATCGGCACAAATGAAGTCGACGCGAACGCCGTTTCTGTGGAGCGCCTCTCGGAAGTGCCACCAGTTGGCGTCGACAGCTTGCAGAATGCGAGCGCGCGGTCTGGACGCGCGGGCAACGGCGACGAACTTGCGGTCAGATGGGTCGAACCGATTGAGATCGGGATCGGTTGGGAATTCCACGTAGTTCCTGTCGCCCTTGGGCGTCAAAGCTACCACGTGGCAGCGCTCGGGATTCGTCCGGTTGGTGAGAACCCACAGAAGGAATGCGTCTCCTACGCCGGGTTGGCCTTCAGAACGCAGATTCCGGCTGTATTCGCCGATGATCTCCCATTCTGCATCGAGGACAAGGCAATCCTTCTCCTCACGAATGCGAGCGATGCGCTGGATACAGCTGGCAACGCATCCAGGGGACGCCTGGTCGGACCGGCCGTTGGCGACGACCGGTACATTGGTGTCGACGACGACGCGGCTCATGGGGCGGCTTTCCGCGCACGTCTCATCGCCGCCTCTGCCATCTTCAGCGATTCCTCGAGTGGATCGCCGAAGAACCCCTTGGGCCAGTTCTCGATGTAGCCAGTCAGATCGACGCGAAGGCGTTCCGCCTGAGAAGCGCCATCTTCGCCCATCTCGCAGAAGTAGAGGGCGGCGTCTTGCGGGTCGAGAGCACCCTCCGCGATACGTCGTTGGATGCGCCGGACCAGATGATCGCTGTGGCTCTCGACGATGATCTGTATCTTCCGCAACTGGACGACATCGATCAGTACGTCCGCCAAGCCGGCTTGAACCGACGGGTGCAGGTGGATCTCCGGCTGCTCTAAGATGACCGTCGAACCTTCGGGGACGTAGTAGCAGAGCACGAGCACTGGCAGGATCTGCGATACTCCGAAGCCTACGTCGGTGATCAGAACATCGGCTGTGCCTTCGCTCTTTCGGATACGAACCTCGTAGTACTCGCGGTTCAAGGCGATCGGTTCGAGCGAGAAGGAATGGACCAATCCCATGCGCTTCATCCAGCGGGGGACGATCTCCTGAATCGGGCGCCTCAGCT
This window encodes:
- a CDS encoding aldose 1-epimerase, with translation MPLTYSIHDATHGGTRVLELRDEARKQRARILPGIGATCMDYTVTHHGQIAHLLDPPPDIATIVHRPTSYGTPILFPFPNRIRHGIFMYDGEMYEFEDKHSAGHHIHGLVYTRAWKVAEHKATPHGASCALTFDSREFADIGRQYPFPFRLRVEYSLHDNALAMTFSATNAGERTLPMGVGFHPYFRCPISERTSPENCVVTVPAAAYWELDQHLLPTGRIVPVSGRTDLRKGKSFEGMRWDDVFTGIEKDERDGKSRCVIEDRALGLKTVVESDGVFREIVVYTPPNRRAICFEPYTCPTDAPNLAIRGLDVGLIELEPGKSFVGTMRVTSKPV
- a CDS encoding amidohydrolase; its protein translation is MSDSSNWNRASRSSGRCGSRRSPCEDAGPRRFGHMIVDAHMHLWDVIDGRIGDIVVKPLTNGKVRMGENVVLMMPPSFEDCRCTAERALAHFDDAGVEVGVVVQETMDGIQNAYLSKVMQAHPGRFFAHALIDYAEPKKCLAAWKAAHRQGFRGLKLPALRLAHANPRIHLTDPALMKLWEQLQSDGAVLAVDLDFGASQVDEMASVARAFPELRIALGHFGMANRPDWFPQLRLAQIPNIWIESGGICWLYRDDGSAFENAQEAVRIASLEVGIDKLMWGSDLPRTMVDYTYRQLLDWARYGLDFLSDDERNLFLGGNAAHVYGLEPAPERAPLPLVTEG
- a CDS encoding type II toxin-antitoxin system VapC family toxin; translated protein: MTTRYLLDSDVVMWVLRRQGITLGQVDVLIAATARAHDLMLVTYNRSDFPMPDITLYAEMLAI